One stretch of Acidobacteriota bacterium DNA includes these proteins:
- a CDS encoding Stp1/IreP family PP2C-type Ser/Thr phosphatase: protein MRGRHPVWVFWFQMRLTCAARTDPGRRRENNEDSFCTREDLGLFIVADGMGGHVAGEIASRLVVQEVERFVAATPSAATAHAPAPGGTSSAGDRLGAALVEANRLLATRIAEDAALDGMATTAVALLSEAGDIALAHVGDSRAYLWRGGHLTQLTRDHSWVEEQVRAGRLTEEAARRHPWRHVVTRAVSGGTELEVEVSALALEPGDRILLCSDGLSTVVADGGIAEALGMDRPSHEACDELVRRANTAGGPDNVTVVLIEAHAE, encoded by the coding sequence GTGCGTGGCCGGCATCCGGTGTGGGTGTTCTGGTTTCAGATGCGACTGACCTGCGCCGCCCGTACCGATCCAGGCCGCCGGCGCGAGAACAACGAGGACAGCTTCTGCACCCGGGAGGACCTCGGTCTCTTCATCGTGGCCGACGGGATGGGCGGCCACGTCGCGGGCGAGATCGCTTCCCGTCTCGTGGTCCAGGAGGTCGAACGATTCGTGGCGGCAACCCCTTCCGCCGCCACGGCGCATGCGCCGGCCCCAGGCGGCACGAGTAGCGCCGGCGACCGCCTGGGGGCCGCCCTGGTCGAGGCGAATCGGTTACTGGCCACCCGGATCGCCGAGGATGCCGCCCTCGATGGCATGGCCACGACCGCCGTGGCGCTGCTCTCCGAGGCCGGGGACATCGCCCTCGCGCACGTCGGCGACAGCCGCGCGTACCTCTGGCGCGGAGGACATCTGACACAGCTCACCAGGGACCATTCCTGGGTCGAGGAACAGGTGCGGGCCGGGCGGTTGACGGAGGAGGCGGCGCGGCGACATCCCTGGAGGCACGTCGTGACGCGCGCCGTTTCCGGCGGTACCGAACTCGAAGTCGAGGTTTCCGCCCTCGCGCTCGAACCCGGTGACAGGATCCTGCTCTGCTCGGACGGGTTGTCGACGGTCGTAGCGGACGGGGGAATCGCCGAGGCGCTCGGAATGGATCGACCGTCGCACGAGGCCTGCGACGAGCTGGTGCGACGAGCCAACACCGCGGGCGGGCCGGACAACGTGACGGTCGTACTAATCGAGGCCCATGCTGAATAA
- a CDS encoding F0F1 ATP synthase subunit epsilon yields MPLPPHLTIEIVTPDRAIVHETVDEVRLPGAEGYLGVLPGHTPLLVTLQVGEIWFRRGSEKTWLHAAFGFAEILPDRIRILARTAERADEIDLERAEAAASRARERLATTTGDVDFERARIALLKSLSRLQVARRIGMRAAGRR; encoded by the coding sequence ATGCCGCTGCCGCCGCACCTGACCATCGAGATCGTGACCCCGGATCGCGCGATCGTCCACGAGACGGTCGATGAAGTCCGCCTTCCGGGAGCCGAGGGCTACCTGGGCGTGCTCCCGGGACATACGCCGCTGCTCGTGACGCTCCAGGTCGGTGAGATCTGGTTCCGGCGGGGGTCCGAGAAGACCTGGCTGCACGCCGCGTTCGGCTTCGCGGAGATTCTGCCCGACCGGATCCGGATTCTCGCGCGGACGGCGGAGCGCGCCGACGAGATCGACCTCGAGCGTGCCGAGGCGGCCGCGAGCCGCGCCCGGGAGCGACTCGCGACGACGACCGGCGACGTGGACTTCGAGCGGGCGCGGATAGCGCTGCTGAAGTCGCTGTCCCGCCTGCAGGTGGCCCGCCGCATCGGCATGCGAGCCGCGGGGAGGCGATGA
- the atpD gene encoding F0F1 ATP synthase subunit beta codes for MADAGEKKVGRVVAVIGPVIDVEFEGGYLPPIYNALEIRSDSEGEERVDVIAEVEQHLGEGRVRAVAMKPTDGMQRGMAAVDIGAPISMPVGPQTLGRVLNVLGEPVDFPDRPVQAEERWPIHRAAPSLEDQSTELKMFETGIKVIDLLEPYLQGGKIGLFGGAGVGKTVIIQELIHNIALKHGGVSVFGGVGERTREGNDLWLEFQESGVVTLNDPDKSRAALIYGQMTEPPGARLRVGLSALTVAEYFRDAEGKDVLLFIDNIFRFTQAGSEVSALLGRMPSAVGYQPTLLTEMGALQERITSTRKGSITSVQAIYVPADDYTDPAPATTFAHLDATTNLSRRIVELGIYPAVDPLASTSRILDPRVIGEEHYSVARSVKQVLQRYKDLQDIIAILGIDELSEDDKLAVSRARKIEKFLSQPFFVAQQFTGKEGKYVPIADTVRGFKEIVEGKHDSLPEQAFYMVGTIEEAIAAAEAQSTAA; via the coding sequence ATGGCGGACGCGGGTGAAAAGAAGGTCGGACGGGTCGTGGCGGTGATCGGCCCGGTGATCGACGTCGAGTTCGAGGGCGGTTACCTTCCCCCGATCTACAACGCCCTGGAAATCAGGTCGGACTCGGAAGGCGAAGAGCGGGTCGACGTGATTGCCGAGGTCGAGCAGCACCTCGGAGAGGGGCGCGTCCGGGCCGTGGCGATGAAGCCGACCGACGGGATGCAGCGCGGCATGGCCGCCGTCGACATCGGGGCGCCGATCTCCATGCCGGTCGGGCCGCAGACGCTCGGCCGCGTGCTCAACGTTCTGGGCGAGCCGGTCGACTTTCCCGATCGGCCCGTGCAGGCCGAGGAGCGCTGGCCGATTCACCGCGCCGCGCCTAGCCTGGAGGATCAGTCCACCGAGCTCAAGATGTTCGAGACCGGGATCAAGGTCATCGACCTGCTCGAGCCGTACCTGCAGGGGGGCAAGATCGGGCTGTTCGGCGGGGCCGGCGTCGGCAAGACGGTCATCATTCAGGAGCTCATCCACAACATCGCCCTCAAGCACGGCGGCGTGTCCGTGTTCGGCGGCGTCGGCGAGCGGACGCGGGAGGGGAACGACCTCTGGCTCGAGTTCCAGGAGAGCGGCGTCGTCACCCTGAACGATCCCGACAAGTCGCGCGCCGCGCTGATCTACGGTCAGATGACCGAGCCGCCCGGTGCGCGGCTGCGCGTCGGCCTGAGCGCATTGACGGTCGCGGAGTACTTCCGCGACGCCGAGGGCAAGGACGTCCTCCTGTTCATCGACAACATCTTCCGCTTCACGCAGGCGGGCTCGGAGGTCTCCGCGCTGCTCGGCCGGATGCCGTCCGCGGTGGGCTACCAGCCGACGCTGCTGACGGAAATGGGCGCGCTGCAGGAGCGCATCACCTCGACGCGCAAGGGTTCGATCACGTCGGTGCAGGCCATCTACGTGCCCGCGGACGACTACACCGACCCGGCGCCGGCCACGACGTTCGCTCACCTCGACGCGACCACGAACCTGTCGCGCCGCATCGTCGAGCTCGGCATCTACCCGGCGGTCGATCCGCTGGCGTCGACATCGCGCATCCTCGATCCGCGCGTCATCGGCGAGGAGCACTACAGCGTCGCGCGCTCCGTGAAGCAGGTGTTGCAGCGCTACAAGGATCTCCAGGACATCATCGCGATTCTCGGGATCGACGAGCTGTCGGAGGACGACAAGCTCGCCGTCTCGCGCGCTCGGAAGATCGAGAAGTTCCTGTCGCAGCCGTTCTTCGTCGCGCAGCAGTTCACCGGCAAGGAAGGCAAGTACGTGCCGATCGCCGATACGGTCCGCGGGTTCAAGGAGATCGTCGAAGGCAAACACGACAGCCTGCCGGAGCAGGCGTTCTACATGGTCGGCACGATCGAGGAAGCCATCGCCGCCGCCGAAGCGCAGTCCACGGCCGCGTAG
- the atpG gene encoding ATP synthase F1 subunit gamma, which yields MPSLIDLRRRIRAVKSTEQITKAMKTVAASKLRRAQDRIVGARPFAQSMRRVLSDLATRTGEAAAHPLLAAPVAPEAPTLLFVVTADKGLCGSFNSNLIRQGATFAVEPDRKVAMGLVGRKGRDFFVRRGVDIRFEMVNLFNDLRYGHAEAMAETAIDQYTSGAASGVSILYNEFKSVMQQEVVVDQVLPIPTLDASEDEENEAVSADYLFEPPAERIFSDLLPHHVETQFFRALLESAAAEHAARMTAMDAATRNAGEMIDGLTLHMNKVRQAAITRELIEVVSGAEAL from the coding sequence ATGCCGTCACTCATCGATCTCCGGCGCAGGATCCGCGCCGTCAAGTCCACCGAACAGATCACGAAGGCGATGAAGACCGTCGCCGCGTCGAAGCTGCGGCGGGCCCAGGATCGCATCGTCGGCGCCCGTCCGTTCGCGCAGTCGATGCGAAGGGTGCTCAGCGACCTGGCGACCCGAACCGGAGAGGCCGCCGCCCATCCGTTGCTGGCTGCGCCCGTGGCGCCCGAGGCGCCGACCCTGCTGTTCGTGGTCACGGCGGACAAGGGTCTGTGCGGCAGCTTCAACTCCAATCTGATTCGACAGGGAGCCACCTTCGCCGTCGAGCCCGATCGCAAGGTCGCGATGGGGCTGGTGGGCCGCAAGGGGCGCGATTTCTTCGTGCGCCGCGGCGTCGACATCCGCTTCGAGATGGTGAACCTCTTCAACGATCTGCGGTACGGCCATGCCGAGGCGATGGCCGAAACCGCGATCGACCAGTACACGTCGGGGGCGGCGTCGGGGGTGTCGATCCTCTACAACGAGTTCAAGAGCGTGATGCAGCAGGAAGTGGTCGTCGACCAGGTGCTGCCGATCCCGACGCTGGACGCATCCGAGGACGAGGAAAACGAGGCGGTGTCGGCGGACTACCTCTTCGAGCCGCCGGCGGAGCGCATCTTCTCGGACCTGCTTCCGCACCACGTGGAGACGCAGTTCTTCCGCGCTCTGCTCGAATCGGCGGCCGCCGAGCACGCGGCCCGGATGACGGCGATGGATGCGGCAACCCGGAACGCCGGCGAGATGATCGACGGGCTGACGCTGCACATGAACAAGGTGAGACAGGCCGCGATCACGCGCGAGTTGATCGAGGTGGTGTCGGGCGCCGAGGCGCTGTAG
- a CDS encoding F0F1 ATP synthase subunit alpha, which translates to MTIKADEISRIIKEQLGDYSLDVDVAEVGTVVSVGDGIARLHGIDRAMATEMLEFPHGIFGIALNLEEDGVGAVLLGESTEIKEGDTVKRTGRVMSVPVGDAMLGRVVNALGQPLDGKGPIATDTQSPVERIAPGVVDRQPVKEPLQTGLKAIDAMIPIGRGQRELIIGDRQTGKTAVAVDTIINQKGLDVVCIYNAIGQKQSTIAQVVKTLEDEGAMEYTIVVAAAASDPAPLLYISPYSACALGEFFRDSGRHALCIYDDLSKHAQAYREISLLLRRPPGREAFPGDVFYLHSRLLERAAKLSAENGGGSLTALPIIETQAGDLSAYIPTNVISITDGQIFLESDLFHQGIRPAINVGNSVSRVGGSAQIKAMRQVAGTLRLDLAQFRELQAFAQFGSDLDKATQQQLNRGRRLVEVLKQPQYAPLPVERQVLVIFAGTRGFLDDVAESDVAAFEPELYRFMETRHADVVSRLVADKAMSKELEAAVEAAIREFSEQFVAARQGAAA; encoded by the coding sequence ATGACAATCAAAGCAGACGAGATTTCCAGGATCATCAAGGAACAGCTCGGCGACTACTCCCTCGACGTCGACGTCGCGGAAGTCGGCACGGTCGTGTCGGTCGGCGACGGCATCGCGCGGCTGCACGGGATCGACCGTGCGATGGCCACCGAGATGCTCGAGTTTCCGCACGGGATATTCGGCATCGCGCTGAACCTCGAGGAAGACGGCGTCGGCGCCGTGCTCCTCGGCGAGTCGACCGAAATCAAGGAAGGCGACACCGTCAAGCGCACGGGCCGGGTCATGTCCGTGCCGGTCGGCGACGCGATGCTCGGCCGCGTGGTGAACGCCCTCGGGCAGCCGCTCGACGGCAAGGGGCCGATCGCCACGGACACGCAGTCCCCGGTCGAGCGCATCGCACCGGGCGTGGTCGACCGCCAGCCGGTCAAGGAACCGCTCCAGACCGGGCTCAAGGCGATCGACGCGATGATCCCCATCGGGCGCGGCCAGCGCGAGCTGATCATCGGCGACCGCCAGACCGGCAAGACCGCGGTCGCGGTCGACACCATCATCAACCAGAAGGGTCTGGACGTCGTCTGCATCTACAACGCCATCGGGCAGAAGCAGTCGACCATCGCGCAGGTGGTCAAGACGCTCGAAGACGAAGGGGCGATGGAGTACACGATCGTGGTCGCGGCCGCCGCGTCGGACCCGGCTCCGCTGCTCTACATCAGCCCGTACTCCGCCTGTGCGCTGGGCGAGTTCTTCCGCGACAGCGGGCGCCACGCGTTGTGCATCTACGACGATCTGTCGAAGCACGCGCAGGCCTACCGGGAGATCTCGTTGCTGTTGCGCCGTCCGCCGGGACGCGAGGCGTTCCCCGGCGATGTGTTCTACCTGCACTCGCGCCTGCTGGAGCGGGCGGCGAAGCTGAGCGCCGAGAACGGCGGCGGCTCGCTCACCGCGCTGCCGATCATCGAGACGCAGGCCGGCGACCTGTCCGCCTACATTCCCACCAACGTCATCTCGATCACGGACGGGCAGATCTTTCTCGAATCCGATCTGTTCCACCAGGGGATCCGGCCGGCGATCAACGTCGGCAACTCGGTGTCGCGCGTCGGCGGGTCGGCGCAGATCAAGGCGATGCGGCAGGTGGCCGGCACGCTGCGCCTCGACCTCGCGCAGTTCCGCGAGCTGCAGGCGTTCGCGCAGTTCGGGAGCGACCTGGACAAGGCGACGCAGCAACAGCTCAATCGCGGCCGCCGGCTGGTGGAAGTGCTGAAGCAGCCGCAGTACGCGCCGCTGCCGGTGGAGCGGCAGGTGCTCGTCATCTTCGCGGGCACGCGAGGCTTCCTGGACGACGTGGCCGAGAGCGATGTCGCCGCGTTCGAGCCGGAGCTGTACCGGTTCATGGAGACCCGGCACGCGGACGTCGTCTCCCGCCTCGTCGCCGACAAGGCGATGAGCAAGGAGTTGGAGGCCGCCGTCGAGGCCGCCATCCGGGAGTTCAGCGAGCAGTTCGTCGCGGCGCGCCAGGGCGCGGCCGCGTAG
- the atpH gene encoding ATP synthase F1 subunit delta — protein MTEQAAANRYARALFEVSLDSGDPRRTERDVAAFQQLVDGHPALARVIHNRAISTVAKRAVVEAILDRTPETSPVARRLLLMLAERGRLHLLPKLLAAYRDRLTAHLGIVRARLTTAAPLDAGRVASITERLKAATGRQVTLETAVDESLVGGMVTRIGGTIFDGSLAHHLDRLRQRFMTA, from the coding sequence ATGACGGAACAGGCGGCGGCAAATCGGTACGCGCGGGCGCTGTTCGAGGTCAGCCTCGACAGCGGCGACCCGCGGAGAACCGAAAGGGACGTGGCGGCGTTTCAGCAGCTCGTCGACGGTCACCCGGCGCTGGCGCGCGTGATTCACAACCGGGCAATCTCGACCGTCGCGAAGCGGGCGGTCGTGGAGGCGATTCTCGACAGGACGCCGGAGACGTCACCGGTCGCCCGGCGGCTGCTCCTGATGCTCGCCGAGCGCGGCCGGCTCCACCTGCTGCCGAAGCTGCTGGCGGCGTATCGCGACCGCCTTACGGCGCATCTGGGGATCGTGCGGGCGCGGTTAACGACCGCCGCACCGCTGGACGCGGGGCGCGTGGCGTCCATCACCGAGCGGCTCAAGGCGGCGACCGGCCGGCAGGTAACGCTCGAGACCGCGGTGGACGAGAGTCTCGTGGGCGGCATGGTGACCCGGATCGGCGGCACGATCTTCGACGGCAGCCTCGCGCATCACCTCGACCGTCTCAGGCAGCGCTTCATGACGGCGTGA
- a CDS encoding ParB/RepB/Spo0J family partition protein, which produces MAEKRKALGRGLRALIPDVPATEAQTPPGGSPREIDLDQLRPNPDQPRQAVDDARLEELAQSIRAHGVIQPIVVTQRDGVAGFEIIAGERRWRAAQRAGLLRVPVVVREMAPSKRLEVALIENIQREDLNPLEEAAAYQRLADEFGMTQQQIAEAVGKERATVANYRRLLGLPAEVQTDVAAGRLTMGHARALAGLSDVEQQLAAARRIREGELSVRDAEALVKRTATPKPDRAAETPPPDVHVRAAEERLRISLGTRVRIVQRGKRGRIEISFTSENELQRLYDLLSDG; this is translated from the coding sequence GTGGCTGAAAAGCGCAAGGCGCTCGGGCGTGGGCTGCGTGCGCTGATCCCGGACGTTCCGGCGACCGAGGCGCAAACGCCGCCGGGCGGTTCCCCCCGTGAGATCGACCTCGATCAGTTGCGCCCCAATCCGGATCAACCGCGGCAGGCCGTCGACGACGCGAGGCTCGAGGAGCTGGCGCAATCGATCCGGGCGCACGGCGTAATCCAGCCGATTGTCGTCACGCAGCGCGACGGGGTGGCGGGCTTCGAGATCATTGCCGGCGAACGGCGCTGGCGGGCGGCGCAGCGGGCCGGCCTGCTGCGGGTGCCGGTCGTCGTCCGGGAGATGGCGCCGTCGAAGCGGCTGGAAGTGGCGCTGATCGAGAACATTCAGCGTGAGGACCTGAACCCGCTCGAGGAAGCGGCGGCCTACCAGCGGCTGGCCGACGAGTTCGGGATGACGCAGCAGCAGATCGCGGAGGCGGTCGGCAAGGAGCGGGCCACGGTCGCCAACTACCGGCGGCTGCTCGGCCTCCCGGCAGAGGTGCAGACCGACGTCGCGGCGGGTCGCCTGACCATGGGCCACGCGCGCGCCCTGGCCGGGCTGAGCGACGTGGAGCAGCAACTCGCGGCGGCCCGCAGGATCCGCGAAGGCGAACTGTCGGTCCGCGACGCCGAGGCGCTCGTCAAGCGTACCGCGACGCCGAAGCCGGACCGCGCCGCGGAGACGCCGCCGCCCGACGTCCACGTCCGCGCCGCGGAGGAGCGTCTGCGCATCTCGCTCGGCACGCGCGTCAGGATCGTGCAGCGGGGAAAGCGCGGGCGAATCGAGATCAGCTTCACGTCCGAAAACGAGCTGCAGCGCCTGTACGATCTCCTGTCGGACGGGTGA
- a CDS encoding ParA family protein translates to MRSRIFAIANQKGGVGKTTTTINLAASLALGDQTVLVVDMDPQGNLTSGVGRKGDHAPAGTIYEALTSESTPMAHDYIVPTCVSGLSLLPADHNLTGAEIELVSAARREQRLRLLLEQVRGRFDYILVDTPPSLGLLTLNTLVAADGVIIPVVCEYFALEGLAALTATLHQVKEAFNRNLEIAGVVLTMTDLRTNLGKEVAAEVQGVFGNKVFETPIPRNIRLGEAPGHGLPVILYDVRSKGAEAYLALAREFLACTRAAPLPAGGALRG, encoded by the coding sequence GTGAGATCTCGCATCTTTGCGATAGCCAACCAGAAGGGCGGGGTCGGCAAGACCACGACGACGATCAATCTCGCAGCGTCGTTGGCGTTGGGCGATCAGACCGTGCTGGTCGTCGACATGGACCCGCAGGGCAACCTGACGAGCGGTGTCGGCCGGAAGGGCGACCATGCGCCCGCCGGCACCATCTACGAAGCCCTGACGTCGGAGTCGACGCCGATGGCCCACGACTACATCGTGCCGACGTGCGTCTCGGGGCTCTCGCTCCTGCCGGCGGACCACAACCTGACCGGCGCCGAGATCGAGCTCGTTTCCGCCGCCCGGCGCGAGCAGCGGCTGCGTCTGCTGCTGGAGCAGGTGCGCGGCCGCTTCGACTACATCCTGGTCGATACCCCGCCCTCGCTGGGGCTCCTCACCCTGAATACCCTCGTCGCCGCCGACGGCGTGATCATCCCGGTCGTTTGCGAGTACTTCGCGCTCGAGGGCCTGGCGGCCCTCACGGCGACGCTGCATCAGGTCAAGGAAGCCTTCAATCGGAACCTGGAAATCGCCGGCGTCGTCCTGACGATGACGGATCTGCGGACGAATCTCGGCAAGGAGGTCGCGGCGGAAGTGCAGGGCGTCTTCGGCAACAAGGTCTTCGAGACCCCGATTCCTCGCAACATCCGGCTGGGCGAGGCGCCGGGTCACGGGCTGCCGGTGATCCTGTACGACGTGCGGTCCAAGGGCGCCGAAGCCTATCTCGCGCTGGCCCGCGAGTTCCTCGCGTGCACGCGCGCCGCGCCCCTGCCGGCGGGAGGCGCACTCCGTGGCTGA
- the pyrF gene encoding orotidine-5'-phosphate decarboxylase has product MKEGKDRLIVALDVRSHGEAERLVEELENVAFFKIGLRLFLAGDLYGLVRRIQEHRRGGIFIDLKMAGDISNTIADFVDHAGELGIRFVTLAESRDDVFTRHSLAAGRKARGENPFPQFLMVPLLSSLSPANFGRPEISAEDYIVERGGEMLAAGCDGLIVSGAAIGTCRAAFGPDVTLVSPGIRPKWSGADDHVRLTTPSDAIRLGADYLVVGRPIRSATDPRAAAQRVIDEIDAELRALDRREGI; this is encoded by the coding sequence CTGAAGGAAGGCAAGGACCGCCTGATCGTGGCCCTCGACGTTCGGAGCCATGGCGAGGCGGAGCGGCTCGTGGAGGAGTTGGAGAACGTCGCCTTTTTCAAGATCGGTCTGCGTCTCTTTCTGGCCGGTGATCTCTACGGACTCGTGCGACGGATTCAGGAGCATCGGCGCGGCGGGATCTTCATCGACCTGAAGATGGCGGGCGACATCAGCAACACGATTGCGGACTTCGTCGACCACGCAGGGGAGTTGGGCATCAGGTTCGTGACCCTGGCGGAGAGCAGGGATGACGTCTTCACGCGTCACAGTCTGGCCGCTGGCCGGAAAGCGCGCGGAGAGAATCCGTTTCCGCAGTTCCTCATGGTGCCGTTGTTGTCGAGCCTGTCGCCCGCGAACTTCGGCCGGCCGGAAATCAGCGCGGAGGACTACATCGTGGAGCGGGGAGGGGAGATGCTGGCCGCGGGCTGCGACGGGCTGATCGTGTCGGGGGCGGCCATCGGGACGTGTCGAGCCGCGTTCGGACCCGACGTAACGCTGGTGAGTCCGGGGATTCGTCCGAAGTGGAGCGGAGCGGACGATCACGTGCGCCTGACAACGCCGTCGGACGCGATACGGCTCGGCGCAGACTATCTCGTCGTAGGGCGGCCGATTCGTAGTGCGACAGACCCTCGGGCGGCCGCGCAACGGGTGATCGATGAGATCGATGCAGAGTTGCGGGCCCTCGATCGACGAGAGGGCATCTGA
- a CDS encoding 16S rRNA (guanine(527)-N(7))-methyltransferase RsmG produces MAEAGLTERLQGRAERAGLPLAPALAARLAAYVALLLRWNEHMNLTALRADDQGLDRLVVEPLLAERRIPRGAAALVDIGSGGGSPAIPIRIARPRLVVRLVEARERKAAFLREAVRQLKLDGVVVEPCRYEELLDRAELQGAHDVLTVRGVRLDAGAASCLERLVRAGGTLLFFGGAGGRETGGSAGRAGAGLGKGAGLVEGSGLVVVRKGGP; encoded by the coding sequence GTGGCGGAGGCGGGGCTGACGGAGCGGCTGCAGGGGCGGGCGGAGCGGGCGGGGCTGCCGCTGGCGCCGGCGCTGGCCGCGCGGTTGGCGGCGTATGTGGCGTTGCTCTTGCGGTGGAACGAGCACATGAATCTGACGGCGCTGCGTGCGGATGACCAGGGTCTGGACCGGCTGGTCGTCGAACCGTTGCTGGCGGAGCGGCGCATCCCGCGGGGGGCGGCGGCGCTCGTGGATATCGGCTCGGGTGGCGGCTCACCGGCGATTCCGATCAGGATCGCGAGGCCCCGGCTGGTCGTGAGATTGGTGGAAGCGAGGGAGCGGAAGGCGGCGTTCCTCCGCGAAGCGGTTCGGCAACTGAAGCTGGACGGCGTCGTGGTGGAGCCCTGCAGGTACGAGGAACTGCTGGACCGCGCGGAGCTGCAGGGCGCTCACGACGTTCTGACGGTGCGCGGAGTCCGGTTGGACGCGGGGGCGGCAAGCTGCCTGGAACGGCTGGTGAGGGCCGGAGGCACGCTGTTGTTCTTCGGCGGAGCCGGCGGGAGGGAGACCGGGGGCTCCGCGGGTCGGGCCGGAGCGGGGCTGGGGAAGGGAGCGGGTCTGGTTGAAGGGAGTGGCCTGGTGGTGGTTCGGAAGGGAGGACCATAG
- the mnmG gene encoding tRNA uridine-5-carboxymethylaminomethyl(34) synthesis enzyme MnmG encodes MPCSNAFSSSSASESEAEGCRVESRFDVIVIGAGHAGVEAARAAARMGCRVAICTLSEATVAHMPCNPAIGGTAKGHLVREIDALGGLMGEAIDATGIQFKLLNRSRGPAVRSPRAQADKRRYSAWVAGALRREERLTWVVGRVGGVIVRRDRVTGIELETADGDAGGERLHARAVVVTTGTFLNGLVHVGPRRTPAGRAGEPPSRRLAESLKALGLPWGRLKTGTPPRLHRGSIRFERLEKAMGDEQPVPFSFMTGPIDRPQIACHQMHTTERVHEIVRANIDRSPLYNGQIEGIGPRYCPSLEDKVMRFPHHERHQILLEPEGLDVDEVYVNGYSMSLPVDVQESLVHALPGLEDAEMMRPGYAVEYDFVQPTALLRSYEAKGVAGLFLAGQVNGTSGYEEAAGQGILAGINAARAVAGEEPLVLGRDEAYLGVLADDLTTRGCLEPYRMFTSRAEYRLLLRIDNADLRLTERGREVGLVDDRRWARFRDRRSRFEENARRVARTTVTLADGKRARASQALRRPDVELDWLARGNELRLEVAPGEEREDLWSVETHFKYAGYLERQEATIERARRLEGRRIPASFSYSNLPGLSREIAERLTETRPETLGQALRIPGVTPAAVALIGAKVRA; translated from the coding sequence ATGCCGTGCTCGAACGCATTTTCGAGCAGTTCTGCATCGGAAAGTGAAGCGGAGGGTTGCCGGGTGGAGAGTCGATTCGACGTCATCGTGATCGGGGCAGGACACGCGGGCGTGGAGGCGGCCCGTGCAGCGGCCCGAATGGGATGTCGGGTCGCGATCTGCACGCTGTCCGAGGCGACCGTGGCGCACATGCCCTGCAACCCCGCCATAGGCGGCACGGCAAAGGGTCACCTGGTGCGCGAGATCGACGCACTGGGCGGCCTGATGGGCGAGGCGATCGATGCAACCGGTATCCAGTTCAAGCTGCTGAATCGCAGTCGAGGCCCCGCCGTGCGCTCGCCGCGGGCGCAGGCGGACAAGCGCCGCTACAGTGCGTGGGTCGCGGGGGCGCTCCGCCGGGAAGAACGCCTCACCTGGGTCGTCGGCCGCGTTGGAGGCGTGATCGTGCGGCGGGACCGCGTCACGGGGATCGAACTCGAAACCGCCGATGGAGACGCCGGTGGCGAAAGGCTCCACGCGCGAGCGGTCGTGGTGACGACGGGCACCTTCCTGAACGGCCTCGTGCACGTGGGACCGAGACGTACGCCGGCCGGCCGGGCCGGGGAGCCGCCGTCGCGGCGCCTGGCGGAATCCTTGAAGGCGCTCGGCCTCCCGTGGGGCCGCCTGAAGACGGGGACGCCGCCCAGGCTCCACCGGGGGAGCATCCGCTTCGAGCGGCTCGAGAAGGCGATGGGAGACGAGCAGCCGGTACCGTTCTCGTTCATGACCGGGCCCATCGACAGGCCGCAGATCGCGTGTCATCAGATGCACACCACGGAGCGCGTGCACGAGATCGTGCGGGCCAACATCGACCGGTCGCCGCTGTACAACGGTCAGATCGAGGGAATCGGGCCGCGCTATTGTCCGTCGCTCGAGGACAAGGTCATGCGGTTCCCCCATCACGAACGGCACCAGATCCTTCTGGAGCCGGAGGGCCTCGACGTCGACGAGGTCTATGTGAACGGGTATTCGATGAGCCTGCCGGTCGATGTCCAGGAATCCCTCGTCCACGCGCTCCCGGGACTCGAGGATGCGGAAATGATGCGGCCGGGTTATGCCGTGGAGTACGACTTCGTGCAGCCGACGGCGCTGTTGCGGAGCTACGAGGCGAAGGGCGTGGCGGGGCTGTTTCTGGCCGGCCAGGTGAACGGGACGTCGGGATACGAGGAGGCCGCGGGTCAGGGGATCCTGGCCGGTATCAACGCGGCGCGAGCCGTTGCCGGCGAGGAGCCGCTGGTGCTCGGTCGGGACGAGGCGTATCTGGGCGTGCTGGCCGACGACCTGACGACGCGTGGTTGCCTGGAACCGTACCGCATGTTCACGTCACGGGCGGAGTACCGACTGTTGCTGCGGATCGACAACGCCGATCTCCGCCTGACGGAACGGGGGCGCGAGGTCGGGCTCGTCGACGACCGGCGGTGGGCGCGCTTTCGGGACCGGCGGTCGCGGTTCGAGGAGAACGCGCGCCGGGTGGCGCGGACGACGGTGACGTTGGCGGACGGAAAGCGTGCGCGGGCGTCGCAGGCGTTGCGGCGGCCGGATGTGGAACTCGATTGGCTGGCCAGGGGGAACGAGTTGCGGCTGGAGGTGGCGCCCGGGGAGGAGCGAGAGGATCTCTGGAGCGTGGAGACGCACTTCAAGTACGCGGGGTATCTGGAGCGGCAAGAAGCGACGATCGAAAGGGCGCGGCGCCTGGAGGGTCGCCGTATCCCGGCGTCGTTCTCGTACTCGAACCTGCCAGGGCTGTCCCGGGAGATTGCGGAGCGGTTGACGGAGACGCGGCCGGAAACGCTGGGGCAGGCGCTGCGGATTCCCGGCGTGACGCCGGCCGCCGTGGCATTGATTGGCGCCAAGGTGCGCGCGTAG